A single window of Kwoniella bestiolae CBS 10118 chromosome 4, complete sequence DNA harbors:
- a CDS encoding calcium-translocating P-type ATPase, PMCA-type — translation MSPPPPLIITTDLDNNNNEFSSNAPPALAPPIDVDQSTNQDPNTPPRGRSGSVPITDPSHLSPSRGGHLHPNQNSHSPTPSWSSGTIPPSPTLTNSSVHFSDEAVTPTSPAPRTSLALRENDPTADSGMETLKVIGENDPQRHNRGWSIGTWSSDAGTEQDHSNFGASGKTPLKDKDALSRITTGTTAHTKSAEKPKDKKEKKKKSKKGKKDGEDEGEEDEEERPQAAHIDPDKDTTDPTPFKEKPSRLAMLVDPKSLEDLEKIGGVQGLLAGLGVDGKTGLRVGTNEGATETGAPRSSSEMAGGNEPQWQTSMDDRRRIYGRNELPERKSKSLLSLMWIAFKDKVLILLSIAAVVSLALGLYQDLGTPPEILFNDDCPPPGGCEEPQVDWVEGVAIVIAIIIVVMVGSVNDWQKERQFKKLNAQREDRTVKCIRGGNEMVVNTKDLVVGDVCLLEPGEILPVDGVFLRGHNVRCDESGATGESDAIKKFSYDECIEERNAASPGDKLKKDCFLISGAKVLEGVGEYVVISVGTNSFNGRIMMSMRGDSENTPLQLKLNKLAELIAKLGSAAGLLLFSALMIRFFVQLKTNPDRSANDKAQSFIQILIIAVTLIVVAVPEGLPLAVTLALAFATKRMTKQNLLVRVLGSCETMANATVVCTDKTGTLTQNEMTVVAGSLGVHGKFVKNLSDNASRSNANDVEGEQVREDFAFEMDEINNVASSELTSLLNEAICINSTAFEDKDEDGNLGFVGSKTETALLKFAKSSGWADWRKTREAYQVIQMIPFSSELKAMGVVVKIGDRYRLYIKGASEVLTKKCVKHVVVSQEHDTDAQLQTVDFNENTMNNIMKTIIFYANQSLRTIALCYKDFESWPPKGANQVNASDEVPYEFIAKEMTLIAVTGIEDPLRPGVREAVEKCQRAGVAVKMCTGDNVLTARSIANQCGIFTQGGIIMEGPLFRKLSDAERLEIVPRLQILARSSPEDKRLLVHTLKGMGEVVGVTGDGTNDGPALKLANVGFAMGIAGTEVAKEASDIILMDDSFKNIVLAIMWGRCVNDSVKKFLQFQISVNITAVVITFVSAVASSEEQSVLTAVQLLWVNLIMDTFAALALATDPATETSLDRKPDRKNAPLITVEMFKMICIQAVYQIIVCLVLHFAGLRILGLPHTDQNETELGALVFNCFVFCQIFNQLNCRRLDRKLNVLEGFFRNYYFIGIFLIMVGGQILIIEVGGAAFQVTRLNGRDWAISLIIGAIAIPIGAIVRLLPTGPFEKMLIKLHIYNDPNKLPVVAPEVEDEKYEYNPAISKVKDNLSTYANIRGGRLRASSIVAKSRSARLKDADIQLPSLLTMVPTLIAGTVGAGAHWVHQTGNASLSNPAGADPSRSTAELFQGKVQLHPQTDRNDPLYTKFGITPPSPLEAGSAPSSTGRSAGRTQQRDLEKGNDQEVLRE, via the exons ATGTCACCCCCTCCgccactcatcatcactactgATCtcgacaacaacaacaatgaATTCTCCAGCAACGCCCCTCCTGCTCTCGCACCACCTATAGATGtggatcaatcaaccaaccaAGATCCAAACACCCCACCTCGAGGCAGAAGCGGTAGTGTCCCCATCACCGacccatcccatctttccCCATCTCGCGGCGGCCATTTACACCCTAATCAAAattcccactcacccactcCATCATGGTCATCAGGAAccatccctccttcacctacCCTCACCAACTCTTCAGTTCACTTTTCAGACGAAGCCGTCACGCCTACTTCGCCCGCACCTAGGACGTCACTTGCTTTACGGGAAAATGACCCAACAGCAGATTCAGGTATGGAAACCTTGAAAGTCATCGGTGAAAATGATCCGCAAAGGCATAATAGAGGCTGGTCAATCGGGACTTGGTCTTCTGATGCCGGCACCGAACAAGATCATTCGAACTTTGGCGCTTCTGGTAAAACCCCACTTAAAGATAAGGACGCCTTGAGTAGAATAACCACTGGTACTACTGCGCACACCAAATCTGCGGAAAAGCCCAAAgacaagaaagagaaaaagaagaaaagcaagaagggaaagaaggatggtgaggatgaaggtgaagaagacgaggaggaaagaCCCCAAGCAGCTCATATAGATCCGGATAAGGATACCACCGACCCTACTCCCTTCAAAGAAAAACCTTCTCGGCTGGCCATGCTGGTCGATCCTAAATCGCTCGAAGATCTAGAGAAAATTGGTGGTGTCCAAGGCTTGTTAGCTGGTTTAGGTGTAGATGGTAAGACTGGTTTGAGGGTCGGTACCAACGAAGGTGCGACCGAGACTGGGGCACCGAGATCCTCATCAGAAATGGCCGGTGGGAACGAACCTCAATGGCAGACCAGTATGGACGATAGGAGACGTATCTATGGAAGAAACGAATTGCCTGAACGGAAGAGCAAAAGTTTATTATCGCTCATGTGGATAGCTTTCAAAGATAAGGTCTTG ATTTTATTGTCCATCGCCGCTGTGGTTTCTCTGGCTCTAGGTCTATATCAAGATCTTGGTACCCCACCAGAAATCCTGTTCAACGACGACTGTCCCCCTCCTGGGGGATGTGAGGAACCTCAAGTAGACTGGGTAGAAGGTGTAGCTATCGTCATTgcgatcatcatcgtcgtcatgGTCGGTTCGGTCAATGATTGGCAAAAAGAACGACAATTCAAGAAGCTCAATGCCCAACGTGAAGATCGTACAGTCAAATGTATTCGAGGTGGTAACGAGATGGTCGTCAACACGAAAGATCTTGTTGTTGGAGACGTCTGTCTGTTGGAACCTGGAGAAATCTTGCCCGTCGATGGTGTCTTCCTGAGAGGTCACAATGTCCGATGCGATGAATCTGGTGCTACTGGTGAATCCGACGCTATCAAGAAGTTCTCATACGATGAATGTATCGAAGAGAGAAATGCCGCTTCACCAGGTgacaagttgaagaaggactGTTTCCTCATCTCTGGTGCCAAAGTGCTGGAAGGTGTAGGTGAATATGTCGTCATTTCGGTCGGTACGAACTCTTTCAATGGTAGAATCATGATGT CCATGCGAGGCGATTCCGAGAACACACCTCTTCAACTGAAACTTAACAAACTTGCCGAATTGATCGCCAAACTAGGTTCTGCTGCCGGTCTTTTGCTTTTCTCTGCTCTCATGATTCGGTTCTTTGTGCAACTCAAGACCAACCCCGATAGATCCGCCAATGATAAAGCTCAGTCTTTCATCCAGATTCTTATTATTGCTGTTACCTTGATTGTTGTGGCTGTCCCTGAAGGTTTACCTCTTGCCGTCACTCTCGCACTGGCTTTCGCCACCAAGAGAATGACCAAGCAGAATCTTTTGGTCAGAGTGTTGGGTTCTTGTGAGACTATGGCGAACGCTACTGTTGTCTGTACCGATAAGACTG GTACTCTCACTCAGAACGAAATGACCGTTGTTGCTGGATCACTTGGTGTCCACGGTAAATTCGTCAAAAACCTCTCTGACAACGCTTCGCGATCCAATGCGAACGATGTTGAAGGCGAACAAGTCCGAGAAGACTTCGCTTTCGAAATGGACGAGATCAACAATGTCGCTTCCTCCGAACTCACCAGCTTATTGAACGAAGCTATCTGTATCAACTCTACTGCATTCGAAGAtaaagacgaagatggaAACCTCGGCTTTGTAGGAAGCAAGACTGAAACCGCTTTACTCAAATTCGCCAAATCATCTGGATGGGCTGATTGGAGAAAGACCCGGGAAGCTTATCAGGTCATCCAGATGATCCCCTTCAGCTCTGAATTAAAAGCTATGGGTGTAGTCGTCAAGATCGGTGATAGGTACAGACTCTACATCAAAGGTGCTAGTGAAGTCCTCACCAAGAAATGTGTCAAGCACGTTGTGGTGTCTCAGGAACACGACACCGATGCGCAACTTCAGACTGTGGATTTTAACGAGAACACCATGAACAACATCATGAAGACTATCATCTTCTACGCCAACCAAAGTCTCCGAACCATCGCGCTGTGCTACAAGGATTTCGAATCTTGGCCTCCCAAGGGAGCTAACCAGGTGAATGCTTCCGATGAAGTGCCTTACGAGTTTATCGCCAAGGAAATGACCTTGATTGCTGTGACTGGTATTGAAGATCCCCTTAGACCTGGTGTCAGAGAGGCCGTCGAGAAATGTCAACGAGCCGGTGTGGCCGTCAAGATGTGTACTGGTGATAATGTCCTCACTGCTCGATCTATCGCGAACCAGTGTGGTATCTTCACGCAGGGTGGTATCATCATGGAAGGTCCTTTGTTTAGAAAG CTCTCCGATGCTGAACGACTAGAGATTGTACCTAGACTTCAGATTCTGGCTCGATCGTCCCCTGAAGATAAACGATTGCTTGTCCACACTCTAAAAGGTATGGGCGAAGTGGTCGGTGTCACTGGTGACGGTACGAACGATGGTCCTGCTCTCAAACTTGCTAATGTCGGTTTTGCTATGGGTATTGC CGGTACGGAAGTCGCCAAGGAAGCCTCGGATATTATTCTCATGGACGATTCGTTCAAGAACATCGTACTTGCTATTATGTGGGGTAGATGTGTCAACGACTCGGTTAAGAAGTTCTTGCAATTCCAAATTTC AGTCAACATCACAGCCGTCGTGATCACCTTTGTCTCAGCCGTAGCATCAAGCGAAGAACAATCCGTACTTACTGCCGTCCAACTTCTTTGGGTCAACCTAATCATGGACACTTTCGCTGCCCTTGCTCTCGCCACTGATCCCGCTACGGAAACTTCACTCGATCGAAAACCCGACAGGAAGAATGCCCCGTTGATCACTGTTGAGATGTTCAAGATGATTTGCATCCAGGCGGTCTACCAGATCATCGTCTGTTTGGTACTTCATTTCGCCGGTTTGAGGATCCTGGGATTACCTCATACGGATCAGAACGAGACTGAGTTGGGGGCATTGGTGTTTAACTGTTTCGTGTTTTGTCAGATCT TCAACCAACTGAATTGTAGACGTCTGGACAGAAAACTCAACGTCCTTGAAGGGTTCTTCAGAAACTACTACTTTATCGGTATCTTCCTTATCA TGGTCGGCGGTCAAATTCTGATCATCGAAGTCGGTGGAGCTGCTTTCCAGGTTACTCGACTCAACGGACGAGACTGGGCAATTTCATTGATCATCGGTGCCATCGCAATCCCCATCGGTGCTATCGTCAGATTGTTACCTACTGGTCCTTTCGAGAAAATGCTCATCAAGCTACATATTTACAATGATCCCAACAAATTACCTGTTGTTGCTCCTGAGGTCGAAGATGAGAAATACGAGTATAACCCTGCTATCAGCAAGGTCAAGGATAACTTATCGACCTATGCTAATATTCGAGGTGGTCGATTGAGGGCTAGTTCGATTGTGGCTAAGAGTAGATCTGCCAGATTGAAGGATGCTGATATTCAATT ACCTTCATTGTTGACTATGGTCCCTACTTTGATTGCTGGTACTGTCGG TGCCGGTGCACACTGGGTCCATCAAACGGGCAACGCATCACTCTCCAACCCCGCCGGTGCGGACCCCTCTCGATCCACCGCAGAACTATTCCAGGGTAAAGTTCAATTACACCCACAGACCGACCGAAATGATCCGCTCTATACCAAATTCGGTATAACACCTCCGTCACCATTAGAAGCTGGCTCGGCACCTTCGTCGACAGGTCGAAGTGCCGGAAGGACGCAGcagagggatttggagaaggggaatgaCCAGGAGGTATTGAGGGAATAG
- a CDS encoding calcium/proton exchanger has product MSQPTPTPDNPRRVSFPPTQIDTSLPTDNSPGPLTASPPGSPTLPARESNATPNGARRRTTNAPNRQVTVDSTPMSQRRHTTDSARSSQRRNPSFDPHASLVRRVTTVLFTPPKKVGKAPTYLGSIKAAIMSTWLNVLLVFIPIGWALYLAKHSGGKDNITDTAVFITTFIAIIPLAGLLGFATEEAALRLGQTLGGLLNATLGNAVELIVAILALIKCELQVVQSSLVGSILSNILLVLGMCFFAGGVKFAEQAIKSTAAQLNASLLLIAVIAVLIPSAFHFSISSSTSNTDADQLAQGEGADLLAMSHGVAILLLLLYLGYLVFQMYTHAAYYIDDEVTGSTAYPEAITNVSEKFRFRNLHRHKKTDEEEATTTASDSTVHSGNVTNAGGAIPATHGPSTVVPENGTVAREQEHEEEEDEEETPQMNVVCTIGLMVLITVLVGVTAEFLVDSINGLVESHPSLSAEWVGLILLPIVGNAAEHFTAVSVSVKDKLDLSISVAVGSSIQIALFVIPVIQLLAWTIGKPMTLLFDPYESIVLFLSVLIVNQTLADGRSNWMEGLVLMMLYLIIAVSFWYYPGSSTATLLGCGESSSVVG; this is encoded by the exons ATGTCACAACCCACCCCCACACCCGACAACCCCCGCCGTGTATCCTTCCCCCCAACCCAAATCGACACTTCCCTCCCCACAGACAACTCCCCCGGCCCACTCACAGCCTCTCCGCCCGGCTCGCCCACCCTCCCTGCCAGGGAATCCAACGCTACTCCCAATGGCGCAAGACGACGAACGACCAATGCCCCCAATCGACAAGTCACAGTAGATTCCACGCCCATGAGTCAGCGACGACACACCACCGATTCGGCTCGTTCGTCCCAACGACGTAATCCGTCTTTCGATCCGCATGCGAGTCTGGTTAGGAGGGTTACTACGGTGTTGTTTACGCCGCCTAAGAAGGTGGGGAAGGCACCGACGTATTTGGGGAGTATCAAGGCTGCTATCATGAGTACTTGGTT AAACGTCTTACTCGTGTTTATCCCTATTGGTTGGGCACTGTATTTGGCCAAACATAGTGGTGGGAAAGATAATATCACGGATACTGCCGTGTTCATCACTACTTTCATAGCTATCATCCCCTTGG CCGGTCTCCTGGGTTTCGCAACTGAAGAGGCAGCTTTGAGATTGGGTCAAACCCTTGGTGGATTGCTCAATGCTACGTTGGGTAACGCTGTGGAATTGATTGTAGCTATCTTGGCTCTGATTAAG TGTGAACTCCAGGTCGTACAATCCTCTTTGGTCGGTTCGATCTTGAGTAATATCCTGTTGGTATTgggaat GTGTTTCTTCGCAGGAGGTGTCAAATTCGCCGAACAAGCCATCAAGTCCACCGCTGCGCAACTCAACGCCTCATTGCTCTTGATCGCAGTCATCGCCGTGCTCATCCCCTCCGCGTTCCACTtctcaatcagctcaagtACCTCCAACACCGATGCGGACCAATTGGCCCAGGGCGAAGGAGCTGACTTGCTGGCTATGAGTCATGGAGTGGCGAttttgctgttgttgttgtacCTTGGGTATTTGGTGTTTCAGATGTACACTCAtgct GCTTACTACATCGACGACGAAGTCACCGGCTCGACCGCCTACCCCGAAGCTATCACCAACGTCTCTGAGAAATTCCGATTCAGGAATCTCCACAGACACAAGAAgacggatgaggaggaagctacCACTACTGCGTCTGACTCAACCGTCCATTCGGGAAATGTCACTAATGCTGGTGGGGCTATCCCTGCTACGCATGGTCCTTCCACTGTGGTTCCTGAGAATGGGACTGTTGCGAGAGAGCAGGAacatgaagaggaggaagatgaggaggagacTCCTCAGATGAATGTTGTTTGTActatt GGATTGATGGTTCTTATCACCGTACTCGTCGGAGTGACTGCCGAATTCCTTGTCGACTCGATCAACGGTCTCGTCGAATCTCACCCTTCTTTATCGGCAGAATGGGTCGGATTGATCTTACTTCCTATT GTCGGTAATGCTGCGGAACACTTCACTGCTGTGTCGGTATCTGTTAAAGATAAACTCGATTTGTCCATCTCGGTagct GTCGGTTCATCCATCCAGATCGCATTGTTTGTCATTCCTGTCATTCAATTGTTGGCTTGGACCATTGGTAAACCAATGAC ATTGTTGTTTGACC CCTACGAATCTATCGTTCTGTTCTTATCTGTTCTGATTGTCAACCAAACCCTCGCTGACGGGCGATCCAA CTGGATGGAAGGTCTGGTACTTATGATGTTATACCTGATCATCGCCGTATCATTCTGGTATTACCCT GGATCATCAACTGCTACGTTACTGGGATGCGGCGAGTCGTCCAGCGTGGTAGGATAG